The Candidatus Polarisedimenticolia bacterium sequence AGATGATCATGTGGGCCCGTCCAAAACTTGGCTCGAGGGCGAGCACCCCTTGAAACTGCGCGATCGCCTGGTCGTATTTTCGGGCGAAGTACAAGATGACGCCGTGATCTGCGGCGACTATGAGCGAACGCGGATCGAGCTGGCGGGCGCGCTCGCTCTCCACAAGCGCCTCGTCGAAGCGCCCCTGGAAGGAGAGGTACTCGGCGTACCAGTGATGTGCGGTGGCGTAGTTTGCGTCGAGCTCGATCGCCTTGCGGAATTGATCCTCGGCCGTCTGCCAGTCCCAATCGTAGACCTCGTTGATTAGCGCCAGGGAGGTGTGCGCGGCGGCCAGGCTTCCGTCAAGCTCCAGGGCCCTGAGCGCCGCCGCCCGCGCCTTCGGAATGACCTCTTCCTGAGGTGCGTAGCCATAAGTTCCCATGAGGGTGTAGGTATCGCTCAGGCCGGCATAGGCGCGGGCCTCTCGCGGGTTCCTGGCAAGCGCCTGCTGGAACGACTCGACCGCCCGCTGGAAACCATCCAGATTCCGCTTGTTCCAATCGTACCGGCCCCTCAGATAATGGTCGTAGGCCTCGTAGTCCTGTGGCGAGAGTGCGGCGGGGTGCGCGGGAGGCCCCGGACCGTTCAGCAGGGCTTCGATCTGATCCGCAATCTCCATTGCGATCTCATCCTGCACCCGCAGCACATCCTTCTGCTCGCGGTCGTAGTTGCGCGCCCACAGGTGAGTCTGGTCTTTCACATGAATAAGCTGAGCGGTGATCCGTACCCTGTCCGACTCGCGCCGGACGCTTCCTTCCAGGACGTACTGCACGCCGAGTTCACTCCCCAGCTTGTCCAACGGCGTGGGGACATGCTTGTAGTACATGACCGAGGTTCGCGCGATGACCCCGAGCCGCTGGGGATCGATGGCTCCCAACCGCGTGATCATCTCCTCCGTGAACCCATCGCTGAAATACTCCTGACCGGCATCACCCGTCAGGTTCTCGAACGGCAGGACGGCGAGCATCACCCGTCCCTCCGGCCTCTCTGTCGCGGAGGGGGATTTCGACCAGATGAGGAAGGCGCCCGCCAACCCCGCCAGAGCCAGCGCTGCCGGGAGGATCCATCGCCTGCGTGAGGGAGCATCGGGGAGCGCAACCGGACTGGCACCGTCCACGATCGGTGACGGTGGTGCGGCGGGCGCAGGCTGCGCCGACCCGTCCTCGGCGAGTGGAGCGATGAAACGGTACCCCATGCCGGTGACGGTGCGGATGAAGCGCGGGTTCTCAGAGTCATCCTTCAACGCCAGCCGGAGCTTGCGGATGGCAACGTTGATGCTGTTGTCGGTTTCGAAGAAGACGCGCTGGCCCCAGACCCTCTCGACGATCTGCTCCCGCGTGACCAGGTCCGGCCTGCGCTCGATGAGCAGGAGAAGGATCTGCATCGGGATCCGCTCGAGCCTGACGGCCCGGCCCGCGCGCCGCAGCTCGTAGGCCTGCGGGTCCAGATCGAGCTCCTCTCCCAGCTTGAGTACGCTCATCGCGATGGCCTTCCGGCACGCGTGCGGTCATTGAGGGCGGCCGCAAGCTCTTTTTTTACTGCTGCTTGCTGAGTAAGAAAAGAATAACATGGACGACAGATCAGCGCTATGGCGAGCCGCTCCCGCTCGGCACATCCTCCCACTTCCTGCGGCCCCTCGCAGGAGGCCCACACCACAAGGGCACCTTAGCAGCGTACCTGACGGCCCATGGCCGGGGAGGCAATGATGAGGATTCCGGTTCGATGTCCACCGAGCAGGTTTGGCTCGAAGGCGGGGGCGATGGCTGTCTGCGTGCTCCTCCTGGAGCTCCTGGGATCCCTTTCGGCACGCGCCGCCGTGCCTCCGACGACCATCAACTATCAGGGGGTGCTGCGCGACCAGAACGACAACCCGCTCAGCGGCTCGTACGATGTGGTCCTGAGATTCATGGATGCCGCCGCGGCCGGCAACGAGATCCTCATCGACCAGCACACCGCGGCGACCGGCAACGCCGTGACGGTCTCCGGAGGGCTGTTCAACGTCGCCATCGGATCGGGGACGGTCGCCGACGGAAGCGGTGCGGGTACCTACACCGCCCTCGATGCGGTCTTCCGTGACTATGGAAGTGTCTGGCTCGAGGTGAAGGTCGGGGCGGAAACGCTGAGCCCGCGCACGCCGATCCGGTCCTCCCCGTACGCGCTCAACTCGACCCAGCTCGCCGGTCATCCCGACAGCTACTTCATCAATACCTCATCATCCCAAATTCAGGTAGTCGACAACGTGGCTTTGCAAGGCAACCTTCACACCTTCGGCCTCCTTTCTGCTCAGTCCACCGGGACGGCCGTCTCGGCCTACAACTCCGGCCCCTCCGCGAACCCGGCGCTGATTGCGTCAAGCGATGTGGGACCTGCCGGAAGGTTC is a genomic window containing:
- a CDS encoding winged helix-turn-helix domain-containing protein; this encodes MSVLKLGEELDLDPQAYELRRAGRAVRLERIPMQILLLLIERRPDLVTREQIVERVWGQRVFFETDNSINVAIRKLRLALKDDSENPRFIRTVTGMGYRFIAPLAEDGSAQPAPAAPPSPIVDGASPVALPDAPSRRRWILPAALALAGLAGAFLIWSKSPSATERPEGRVMLAVLPFENLTGDAGQEYFSDGFTEEMITRLGAIDPQRLGVIARTSVMYYKHVPTPLDKLGSELGVQYVLEGSVRRESDRVRITAQLIHVKDQTHLWARNYDREQKDVLRVQDEIAMEIADQIEALLNGPGPPAHPAALSPQDYEAYDHYLRGRYDWNKRNLDGFQRAVESFQQALARNPREARAYAGLSDTYTLMGTYGYAPQEEVIPKARAAALRALELDGSLAAAHTSLALINEVYDWDWQTAEDQFRKAIELDANYATAHHWYAEYLSFQGRFDEALVESERARQLDPRSLIVAADHGVILYFARKYDQAIAQFQGVLALEPSFGRAHMIIYVYAQRGQYAEALGQIQKWIEIGEGPWLHALTAYVQGRSGNVEEARRAFSRMEESNRQWKLNPFQLRSTAYLGMGLNDEALAALEQACENHSGFLVSLRVDPIYDPLRQDPRFHELLRCVHLAP